The following proteins are encoded in a genomic region of Nicotiana sylvestris chromosome 4, ASM39365v2, whole genome shotgun sequence:
- the LOC104229581 gene encoding probable calcium-binding protein CML44, giving the protein MSPINSINLPRIFSRLDKNGDGLVSLNELKGFLDTIGINSSQEELELLVGKTSLDSIDFFLFYDAITKAHIKESKRENIFLENELQKVFRVFDLNDDGFISCEELQSALSRLGLWDEQCGKDCKSMINVYDTNSDGKLDFEEFKDMMFDN; this is encoded by the coding sequence ATGTCTCCAATCAACTCCATTAATTTGCCAAGAATCTTCTCAAGGCTTGACAAGAATGGTGATGGACTCGTGAGCCTCAACGAGCTAAAGGGATTTCTTGATACCATAGGCATTAATTCAAGCCAAGAAGAGCTTGAGTTGCTTGTTGGGAAAACAAGCCTCGACTCCATTGACTTTTTCCTCTTCTATGATGCCATCACAAAAGCACATATTAAAGAAAGCAAGCGCGAAAATATTTTCCTGGAAAATGAGTTACAGAAAGTCTTTAGAGTATTCGATTTGAATGATGACGGATTTATATCTTGCGAGGAGTTGCAGAGTGCATTGTCAAGATTAGGATTGTGGGATGAGCAATGTGGGAAAGATTGCAAGAGCATGATTAATGTTTATGATACAAATTCAGATGGGAAACTTGATTTTGAGGAGTTTAAGGATATGATGTTTGATAATTAA